The Marivirga tractuosa DSM 4126 genome contains the following window.
TTTTTATGTCATAAAAATAAATATAGCGTGCTTATGTCCGACATTTGAAATGTCGGACATTAATCAATTGGATTATCACAAAATATCTCGAATTTTCTAACGGTGTGAATAAAGTGTCCCACATAGGCTAATTTTATCAATAAGTCATACTGTTTGAGACCAGAAAAAGAACAATACAAAATTGGTTGGTTAAGTAGAATGTCTGACATGGGCTACCCCTCATTGTGAAGCTTTTAGGTTAACTTTGAGGTTCTTAGTGGTTAAAGAAACCAGCTTTTAGGCTGTAGAAAGACAAAGGCAGGGAACCACCCCTGCCTTTTTTGTTAACCTAAACTAAACTATTCCCTATTTAACAAGAAATATCTTATGCTTTCAACCACGCTTTGGCATCCTCCAAGTTGTTGAAATATTGAAAATTCAATTTTCCTTTTTGTTTATCTAAAATATTTTTAGCAGCAAATTTTCTAAATACATCCTTTGAAACTACTACCGCGATCTTCTCTACTTCCTGAGCTGCTTTAGGTATCAGGTTTTCTGAAACCCACTTTTGATCATCTAATGACAATACTCCAGCGTCAGTATTATTTTGCAGCCAATTTTTAATATGTGGTTGCTGACACAAATCATAATTTGATAACATTGCAGCACGGTATTCTTCACTTTTTAAACTACCGTGAAAGGTAATCATGGCTGCTTGAACATCAGTTTGTTCCTTAATGGTTACTTTCTCTGCTTGAGATACTACAGTTGACATATTTTTATATTATTTTATACAATGCAAAAGTAGCAGGCTGATTTAAAAGTGTTTTATTTAGCTAATTCATAAAGTTACAGAGGTAGTTCTTTAGAATATTTTCAATTATTTCAAGTGATGAATTTTGAGTTTAAAAATACTACTTGTACGGATAAAGAGAAATAGACTATTTTATTTCAAAATATCACCTTATTTCGATTTTTTATTCTGAAATTTGAATATAATTGAGATGTAATAAAATTATATATTGATTTAAATTACTTGAAAAAACATAATTAATGAAGAAATACAGCCCTCAACAGCTTGCATTACGCAATGGACAGGACAAGGAAGAAATCTGGATCGCTTATAAGGGAATTATATATGATGTAACCAATTCAAAGCTATGGAAAAATGGCACGCATTACGAACATTGGTCTGGACAAGATCTAACTGAGGAGTTAAAAGATGCCCCACACACGGAAATGGTGTTCGAAAGATTAAATATAATAGGAGAATTAATCCAATGAATCAGTCGGATTGACAGACTTATTGATACTTTCCTCTATTTTATCATCTGTCTCTTTTTCATTTCCCTCCTCTTTATTAAAGGAAATCAAAACAAAAGGGATCAAAAAGAATGTGAATATAATATAAGCAAAACCAGCAATCCTAAACTTCATAGCCAAACGCCCGAAGGACTTAGCCATTTGAACCGGAATATTTCTTATAATTGGAAAAGGGAGAAAGATCAACACTCCTATCAAATTAAAAAACAAGTGCACCAAGGCAATGCTTACTGCAGCTTCTGACTTAAATAGGGCTGCAACTAGTGCAGTAATGGTAGTCCCGATATTTGCCCCCAAAATAAAAGTAAAACTTTGTTTTAAGCTGATCTTTCGAGTAGCTACAAAAGGAACGATTACCGAGGTGGTTACCGAGCTGCTTTGAACACCAGCCGTAAAAACTATACCCCAGAAAAAGGATCTGTAAGGACTGCCGAAGAAATATTTTTGTAAAAATTCCCGTGAACCACCTGTAATGGATTTATATAATGTTCTAGATAAAAATTTAACTGTTACAGCCAATAATACGAAGGAAGAAATAGCAAGAACAACAGGATAAGGTACTAATTCACCAATAAACAACACTATCGGTTTAGTAAAAAGGAAATATCTGAATTCCGAATTCTGCGCAACATAATCAGCCCCCAAAATAAAATTAGAGGCCGAAGAGGATAGATGTGTTAATAATCCATACTTATACTCCAACGGAAATAGTATAGCAACAACCAGTATATTGAAGAAGTCATGGACTACACCTGCCCCAATAGCTTTTCTGAATTCATCTCTATTTGTAATGAAACTTAATGAAACCAAAGTACTGGTTAGCGTAGTTCCAATATTTGCACCCATAATCATAGGGATTGCATCAGAGAACTCAATAGAGCCAGAGGCCACTATTGCTACAATCATGGAAGTACTAGTGCTGCTGCTTTGGATGATGGCTGTAATCAAGAGCCCAATAAAAAGACTTATAAAAGGATTTGCTGTAAGGTTTATAATAGAATTAGCTATATCCTTATTCAATAATCGGAATGAATAACCTATAAAATCTATTGCCAACAAAAATAGAAAAATGTTGAATGCAATCAGTATCAGCCTTTTTAAGGTTGATTGCCATTTCTGCTCACTATTTAAAACTGGATTGCTAATGATTTGATATTTTTACGATTATTAAAATGCAAAATTAACTGCAAAATTCTTAGTAATAGCAATTGCAAAGTAAAGCAATTGTTAAGAATTAAATATTACCTCAGTTAACTTAAACTTAATATTATTTCTGCCCTGCAGCATAAAATTTTAAGTATTAGGAATATGATTAACATTGAAGTAATATTGTTAACAATTTTTTAACTCAATGTTTCACTAAGATTAATTAGCTTTGTGCTTGAAACATAATTTTGCTAAAAAAGCAGTATTGAATCACATTTTTTATGGCTAAAAAACCATTCCTTAAGTATAACAGAAGCACGGTTTCTGAAGTAACTTATAAAACCTTTGAAATAGCAAAGAAGGAAAAAGCTTTCATTACCATGATTGCTATTTTTACTTTTGTTTGCGGACTCATCACACCATATCCTCAAATTGCCATGTGGGTTGGTTTTGGTTTGGCGGCCTATTCTGCCATTGCCAATGATAGTATTCAGACCATTGGAACATTTATAGCTTCGAACAGTAAAAAGCCCTGGTGGATTTTATGGCTATTTATGGGGTTGATTTTCCTTGCAACAGTAGGTTATAGTTGGGTGGTTTTTGATGGAGACGTAAGTAGTCAAAGGCTATTGACAAAAGGATTTGACAAAGCACCTACTTCATTTAGCTTTTTACAACTGGCCGCACCAATTTTACTATTAGTATTAACTCGCTTTAGAATGCCGGTTTCTACTACCTTTTTACTTCTAAGTGCCTTTTCAACTCAAGCATCATCAATAGGTGCAATGCTAGGAAAAAGTTTAACTGGTTATTTGTTGGCATTTGTTACGGCCATATTTGTTTGGTTTATCGTTTCAAAATTTGTCTCAAAGTATTTCAAAAGTAAAAAACCAGCCAAATTCTGGACACCAGTACAGTGGATCATCAGTGGAGCTTTATGGTCCGTTTGGGTGTCTCAAGATGCAGCAAACATTGCCGTATTCCTTCCCAGAAGTCTTAATATTTACGAATTTATAGGTTTTGCTGGTTTTATATTTATTGGCATGGGGCTTCTATTTTTTCTTAAAGGAGATAAAATACAAAGTATTGTAAATGAAAAAGCAGGAGTAACCGATGTTAGGGCAGCCACTATAGTAGATTTCGTTTATGCAATCCTCCTTTATTATTTCAAAGTTATAAGTACTGTTCCAATTAGTACAACCTGGGTTTTCATAGGACTACTAGGCGGTAGAGAAGTAGCCATTGCCATCAGTAAAAAGCGCTATAAAAAGAGAATAAAAAATATTAGAAGAGCTAGTAAAATTGTTGGTAGAGATTTCCTTTACGCTACAATCGGATTAGTTTTATCTGTACTTCTAGCCATTGGGGTAAACAAAAAATTCCAGGATCAGATTGTGAACGAAATCATGAATTTCTTTTAGGAGAATTTAAAAAAGCCTGTCTTCAATAGTTGAATTCGGGCTTTTTATTGATTTAAAGACTAAAATCATAAGATCAAATTAGGGAATATTAATAAACGCCTGTACAAAACCCGTTTGCCATACTAGGCTATGAAATACTTAAAGTAGTAACTTAGACCTTCTTCTCAAACTGCCCCCTATATAAATTGCAAAACATAAGAAAAATTAACTCCAGTCAATGCACAAAAAAATATC
Protein-coding sequences here:
- a CDS encoding cytochrome b5 domain-containing protein; its protein translation is MKKYSPQQLALRNGQDKEEIWIAYKGIIYDVTNSKLWKNGTHYEHWSGQDLTEELKDAPHTEMVFERLNIIGELIQ
- a CDS encoding Na/Pi symporter, with the protein product MISNPVLNSEQKWQSTLKRLILIAFNIFLFLLAIDFIGYSFRLLNKDIANSIINLTANPFISLFIGLLITAIIQSSSTSTSMIVAIVASGSIEFSDAIPMIMGANIGTTLTSTLVSLSFITNRDEFRKAIGAGVVHDFFNILVVAILFPLEYKYGLLTHLSSSASNFILGADYVAQNSEFRYFLFTKPIVLFIGELVPYPVVLAISSFVLLAVTVKFLSRTLYKSITGGSREFLQKYFFGSPYRSFFWGIVFTAGVQSSSVTTSVIVPFVATRKISLKQSFTFILGANIGTTITALVAALFKSEAAVSIALVHLFFNLIGVLIFLPFPIIRNIPVQMAKSFGRLAMKFRIAGFAYIIFTFFLIPFVLISFNKEEGNEKETDDKIEESINKSVNPTDSLD
- a CDS encoding STAS/SEC14 domain-containing protein, producing the protein MSTVVSQAEKVTIKEQTDVQAAMITFHGSLKSEEYRAAMLSNYDLCQQPHIKNWLQNNTDAGVLSLDDQKWVSENLIPKAAQEVEKIAVVVSKDVFRKFAAKNILDKQKGKLNFQYFNNLEDAKAWLKA